Proteins encoded in a region of the Triticum dicoccoides isolate Atlit2015 ecotype Zavitan chromosome 3A, WEW_v2.0, whole genome shotgun sequence genome:
- the LOC119269633 gene encoding uncharacterized protein LOC119269633 translates to MVAGISGSLRRGEGTTAGGRCGQKGNCVGDIVGVGVPGTGHGGTHCGPMHRHTVPLPPSASTPLADRSSHSHAATASWTAGDGFVQSREDRAMWDAETTLPKKESPTTSRPPLACTSGRRARTPV, encoded by the exons AT GGTGGCGGGGATCTCCGGCTCGCTGCGGAGGGGGGAGGGAACGACCGCCGGCGGCCGCTGCGGGCAGAAGGGGAACTGCGTAGGCGACATCGTCGGCGTCGGCGTCCCAGGGACAGGGCACGGCGGCACGCACTGCGGGCCCATGCACAGGCACACCGTGCCTTTGCCGCCGTCCGCCAGCACGCCACTGGCCGACAGGAGCAGCCACAGCCACGCGGCCACGGCGAGCTGGACCGCCGGCGACGGGTTCGTGCAGTCCCGCGAGGACCGCGCCATGTGGGATGCCGAGACGACGTTGCCGAAGAAGGAGTCTCCGACTACCTCACGCCCGCCGCTGGCCTGCACATCAG GTCGCCGAGCCCGTACGCCGGTGTGA